The Zobellia alginiliquefaciens genome contains a region encoding:
- a CDS encoding OmpH family outer membrane protein, translating to MKHLKKIAVALVLFVAATSFVNAQSKVAHIDVTQLLSAMPEMKTAEAELKKLSETYNADIESSMTEFQNKATLYQNEAPSKSKEENEKRAIELQGVQKNIGEAQQAAQRELQKKQGELFAPISDKAKAAIEKVAAAQGFDYVIDAQAGGGLIVAKGKDLLADVKKELGI from the coding sequence ATGAAACACTTAAAGAAAATAGCAGTAGCCTTAGTATTGTTTGTAGCCGCTACAAGTTTTGTTAACGCACAAAGCAAAGTAGCACATATTGATGTTACCCAATTATTAAGTGCAATGCCGGAGATGAAAACTGCAGAAGCTGAACTTAAAAAATTGTCTGAAACCTATAATGCCGATATAGAAAGTTCAATGACTGAGTTTCAAAACAAGGCCACTTTGTACCAAAATGAAGCGCCTTCAAAGTCAAAAGAAGAAAATGAAAAGAGAGCAATAGAGCTTCAAGGTGTTCAAAAGAATATTGGTGAAGCACAACAAGCTGCGCAAAGAGAGCTACAGAAGAAGCAAGGAGAGCTTTTTGCTCCTATTTCTGATAAAGCTAAAGCTGCAATTGAAAAAGTAGCCGCTGCTCAAGGTTTTGATTACGTAATAGACGCTCAAGCCGGTGGTGGACTTATCGTAGCAAAGGGTAAAGACCTTTTAGCTGATGTTAAAAAGGAATTAGGTATATAA
- a CDS encoding OmpH family outer membrane protein, with protein MKTKSNVLFVLVLTLCSAYTFAQRGVRIAYVDMEYILENVEEYRDANKQLADKVQKWKIDIEQKESQLEAVKKDLMAERVLLTDELIAEREEDIQILEKEMVEYQQDRFGPQGDLVLQKRRLIQPIQDQVFNEVQKIGANKKYDFIFDKSADVVMLYSENRHDISDLVLRGISRTRKISKPKKDSRSKFDDVEEEEEMSDALKERIENAEKAQEAREKSVEEKRAEQLKLREERKKAYEARRKKLLEEREAKRKEKLEERQNDGQDEGETEE; from the coding sequence ATGAAAACAAAATCAAACGTTCTTTTTGTACTGGTACTGACCTTATGTTCTGCGTATACCTTTGCTCAGCGTGGTGTTCGTATTGCCTATGTAGATATGGAATATATCTTAGAGAACGTAGAGGAATATAGGGATGCTAACAAACAACTTGCTGATAAGGTCCAGAAATGGAAAATAGATATTGAGCAAAAGGAAAGTCAGTTAGAGGCGGTTAAAAAAGATTTGATGGCGGAACGTGTGCTTTTAACGGATGAGTTAATTGCCGAGCGCGAAGAGGATATTCAAATTTTAGAAAAAGAAATGGTCGAGTATCAACAAGACCGTTTTGGTCCTCAGGGCGATTTAGTTTTGCAGAAGCGACGTCTAATTCAGCCCATACAAGATCAAGTTTTTAACGAGGTACAAAAAATAGGTGCGAACAAGAAGTACGATTTTATTTTTGATAAATCTGCGGATGTTGTTATGTTGTACTCTGAAAATCGGCACGATATTAGTGACTTGGTGCTCAGAGGTATTTCAAGGACACGTAAGATTAGCAAGCCCAAGAAGGATAGTCGTAGCAAATTTGATGATGTAGAGGAAGAAGAAGAAATGAGCGATGCGCTTAAGGAGCGTATAGAGAATGCTGAAAAAGCACAGGAAGCGAGAGAGAAGTCGGTAGAGGAGAAACGTGCAGAGCAATTAAAACTTAGGGAAGAGCGTAAAAAAGCATATGAAGCCCGAAGAAAAAAGTTGTTGGAGGAGCGAGAGGCTAAGAGAAAAGAAAAGTTAGAAGAACGTCAAAATGACGGGCAAGATGAGGGAGAAACTGAAGAGTAA
- a CDS encoding BamA/OMP85 family outer membrane protein gives MNRFISFEPFITLLLIFATTFCSAQELSFEDGKKYILGGIEVTGLQSYNEQTVKTYTGLRVGQPITLPGDEISGIINKLWGLELFKNIDFYITNIEGDKVFLELNIIERPTLSDVTINGVKPRKVDDILKDTDLKKGKKITESLIANTKNYLDNKYKKQGFLNTKTSIIVANDTSETNAQKMVININKGDKVKIKKMIFEGNEQLSDKKLKGAFKKTKEKRFWRFWKKSKFIEEDYENDLGLLSDKYAENGYRDARIISDSLIKVDENNIILKYQIEEGNKYYFGDIDFVGNSVYTDRQLASVLGIKKGDTYNGVLLRERIADDSKPEPNDVTSLYQNNGYLFSSINPVEVSAENDTINFEIRVIEGKETFLNHIDVVGNDRTNDHVIYRELRTRPGQKYNKSDIIRTIRELQQLGYFDAEQIKPDILNPNPNEGTVDIKYNLVESGSSQIELQGGYGGGGFIGTLGLSFNNFSIKNILKGEAYKPVPMGDGQTFAMRVQASRTFRVYSLNFAEPWLGGRKPVQFSLNLSRTQQFGVDYNNSTSSSIEVDKSTGFSITGISAGLAKRVQWPDDYFTISHSLSYQLYEFNNYDIGLFNFGNGKSNSFAYTLGISRNATAGGRIFPRGGSNFEVTAKFTPPYSLFSNKDYVSLRDRSKELTVLKAAQGNQLNAADAAELEDIDQQRFRWLEYYKVKFKGDWYTTLVGDLVMRTNAEFGFLGNYNNDVGDVPFERFFVGGDGLGNFTLDGRDVVQLRGYENQSLTPIDPITGQQEGGLVYNKFSLELRYPLTLKPSASIYMLAFMEGGNAFNNFQEFNPFQIKRSAGVGLRIFMPAFGLLGIDFGYGFDEDLRPQSIGNGPSGLQTHFIIGQQF, from the coding sequence ATGAATAGGTTCATATCCTTCGAACCTTTTATTACACTCCTATTAATTTTTGCAACTACATTTTGCTCCGCACAAGAACTTTCTTTTGAGGATGGAAAAAAGTACATTTTAGGGGGGATAGAAGTCACCGGTCTGCAAAGTTATAATGAACAGACCGTAAAAACGTATACGGGCTTACGTGTAGGGCAGCCTATTACGCTTCCGGGAGATGAAATTAGTGGAATAATCAATAAACTTTGGGGGCTAGAGCTTTTTAAGAATATTGACTTTTATATTACCAATATAGAAGGTGATAAGGTTTTTCTTGAACTGAATATTATAGAGAGGCCAACCTTGTCCGATGTAACCATAAATGGTGTAAAGCCCAGAAAGGTAGATGATATCCTTAAGGATACAGATCTTAAAAAAGGAAAAAAAATTACGGAGAGTTTAATTGCCAATACCAAAAACTATCTTGATAATAAGTACAAGAAACAAGGGTTTTTGAATACCAAGACTTCCATAATCGTCGCCAACGATACCTCTGAGACTAATGCTCAGAAGATGGTTATCAATATAAATAAAGGTGATAAGGTAAAAATCAAAAAAATGATTTTTGAGGGTAACGAACAGTTGTCCGATAAAAAGTTAAAAGGAGCTTTCAAGAAAACGAAAGAGAAGCGTTTCTGGCGTTTTTGGAAGAAATCTAAATTCATTGAAGAAGACTATGAGAATGATTTAGGGCTCTTGTCCGATAAATATGCAGAGAACGGTTACCGTGATGCACGTATTATTTCCGACTCTTTAATTAAGGTAGATGAGAACAACATCATCTTAAAATATCAAATAGAAGAAGGTAACAAATATTACTTTGGAGATATAGATTTTGTTGGTAACAGTGTCTATACGGACCGCCAATTAGCGTCTGTGTTGGGGATTAAAAAAGGAGACACGTATAACGGTGTTTTGCTAAGAGAGCGTATTGCAGATGATTCCAAACCGGAGCCTAACGATGTTACCAGTCTTTACCAAAATAACGGATACTTGTTTTCAAGCATTAACCCGGTAGAGGTTTCTGCAGAAAATGACACCATTAATTTTGAAATTCGTGTGATAGAAGGTAAGGAGACTTTTCTTAATCATATAGATGTGGTTGGTAATGATCGTACCAATGACCACGTTATCTATCGAGAACTACGTACACGTCCTGGTCAAAAATATAATAAGAGTGATATTATTAGAACCATTCGTGAACTTCAGCAGTTAGGTTATTTTGATGCGGAGCAGATCAAGCCGGACATTCTTAATCCTAACCCTAACGAAGGTACGGTAGATATTAAGTACAATTTAGTGGAGTCTGGTTCAAGTCAGATAGAGCTACAAGGTGGCTACGGTGGTGGTGGTTTCATTGGTACTCTGGGGCTTTCTTTTAATAACTTCTCCATAAAGAATATTTTAAAAGGTGAAGCGTATAAGCCGGTGCCCATGGGTGATGGACAAACTTTTGCCATGAGAGTACAGGCCAGTAGAACGTTTAGGGTATACAGTCTTAACTTTGCAGAGCCTTGGTTGGGCGGTAGAAAACCGGTTCAGTTTAGCTTAAATCTTTCCAGAACGCAACAGTTTGGCGTAGATTACAACAATTCAACAAGTAGTAGTATTGAAGTTGATAAGAGCACAGGATTTTCCATTACGGGGATATCCGCTGGTTTGGCAAAGCGTGTTCAGTGGCCAGATGATTACTTTACAATATCGCACTCTTTAAGCTATCAGCTATATGAGTTTAATAATTATGATATTGGTTTGTTCAACTTTGGGAATGGTAAATCTAACTCTTTTGCCTATACCTTGGGGATTTCCAGGAATGCAACGGCAGGTGGACGAATTTTCCCTAGAGGAGGATCTAACTTTGAGGTTACCGCCAAATTCACCCCTCCTTATTCTCTTTTCAGTAATAAGGATTATGTAAGCTTAAGGGACCGCAGTAAAGAGTTAACTGTTTTAAAAGCGGCTCAGGGTAATCAGTTAAATGCTGCGGATGCAGCAGAATTAGAGGATATCGACCAACAACGTTTTAGATGGTTAGAGTATTATAAAGTAAAGTTCAAAGGAGACTGGTATACAACCTTGGTGGGCGATTTGGTAATGCGTACCAATGCTGAATTCGGTTTCTTAGGAAATTATAATAATGATGTAGGTGATGTTCCTTTTGAGCGTTTCTTCGTAGGTGGTGACGGTTTGGGTAACTTTACCTTAGATGGTCGTGACGTGGTGCAGTTAAGAGGATATGAAAACCAGTCCTTAACACCAATTGATCCAATTACTGGGCAACAAGAAGGTGGTTTGGTCTACAATAAATTTTCTCTAGAACTGCGTTATCCTTTAACTTTAAAACCTTCAGCTTCCATTTATATGCTTGCATTTATGGAAGGAGGTAATGCCTTCAACAATTTTCAGGAATTTAATCCGTTTCAAATAAAACGATCGGCCGGAGTGGGGCTGCGCATATTCATGCCGGCATTCGGGTTGTTGGGTATTGATTTTGGTTACGGGTTTGATGAAGATCTTAGACCACAGTCTATCGGTAACGGACCTAGCGGACTTCAAACACACTTCATTATCGGCCAACAGTTTTAA
- a CDS encoding isoprenyl transferase, producing the protein MPKHLAIIMDGNGRWAKKQGKLRVFGHENGVKTVRETVENCVRLELEYLTLYTFSTENWNRPKIEIDTLMKILVSSLKKELKTFSENNIRLNAIGDIESLPKRANKELKEVMEKTRGNTGMTLTLALSYGAREELKNAVKQISAKVKNNIISIENIDETIINNHLYTHDLPDVDLLVRTSGEHRISNFLLWQIAYAELYFVDVFWPDFSSQHLAEAIKSYQNRERRFGKTSEQLN; encoded by the coding sequence ATGCCAAAACACCTGGCCATCATTATGGATGGAAATGGTAGGTGGGCAAAAAAGCAGGGCAAACTTCGTGTCTTTGGTCATGAGAACGGTGTTAAAACCGTTCGGGAGACAGTTGAAAACTGCGTTAGATTAGAACTTGAATATCTTACCTTATATACTTTCTCTACAGAAAACTGGAATAGACCTAAGATAGAGATAGATACTTTAATGAAGATTTTGGTGTCCTCGCTTAAGAAAGAATTAAAGACTTTTTCAGAAAACAATATCAGATTAAATGCTATTGGTGATATTGAATCATTACCTAAAAGAGCTAATAAAGAGCTTAAGGAGGTAATGGAGAAAACAAGGGGAAATACAGGAATGACCCTTACTTTGGCCTTAAGTTATGGTGCTCGCGAGGAGCTGAAAAACGCAGTAAAACAAATAAGTGCCAAAGTTAAAAATAATATAATTTCAATTGAAAACATTGACGAAACCATTATTAATAACCATCTTTACACGCATGATTTGCCAGATGTAGATTTGCTTGTCCGCACTAGTGGAGAGCATCGTATCAGCAATTTTTTGCTGTGGCAAATAGCCTACGCGGAATTATATTTCGTCGATGTATTTTGGCCCGATTTTAGTAGTCAACATTTGGCAGAAGCCATAAAAAGTTATCAGAACAGAGAACGAAGATTTGGAAAAACCAGCGAACAACTCAATTAG
- a CDS encoding DUF6089 family protein, translating into MKQFIVMVLLCVFSSAGAQTYEAGIFAGGANAIGDVGRTTYVLPSDIALGGIFKWNIAKRYAWRASVIYGKFTADDAKSNDPSREQRGYKMDNSLLEASAGLEFNFVEYNLHKLGPAFTPYLYTGLTYFRYDYNYFDAGQFIDVSQRDGSFAIPMTVGAKLRLNQFLILGAEIGARYTFTDNLDASNPEKLNVNQQLGDLRFGNVFNDDWYVFSGFTLTYTFGRKPCMECFE; encoded by the coding sequence ATGAAGCAATTCATTGTCATGGTCCTGCTGTGTGTTTTTAGCAGTGCAGGGGCACAAACCTATGAAGCCGGTATATTTGCCGGTGGCGCTAATGCGATTGGAGATGTAGGGCGAACTACGTATGTTTTGCCATCGGACATTGCTCTTGGTGGTATTTTTAAATGGAATATTGCTAAGCGATATGCCTGGCGTGCCAGTGTAATATATGGAAAGTTTACTGCAGATGACGCAAAGTCAAATGATCCTTCCCGAGAGCAGAGGGGGTATAAAATGGATAATTCATTGCTAGAGGCTTCAGCAGGGCTAGAGTTTAACTTCGTTGAATACAATTTACACAAGTTGGGACCTGCGTTTACTCCTTATCTATATACAGGTTTAACCTATTTTAGGTACGATTACAATTATTTTGATGCCGGTCAGTTTATAGATGTGTCTCAGAGAGATGGTTCTTTTGCAATTCCAATGACTGTAGGTGCCAAACTCCGTTTAAACCAATTTTTGATTTTAGGCGCTGAGATAGGTGCTCGGTATACTTTTACGGATAACCTAGATGCGAGTAACCCTGAAAAGCTGAATGTAAACCAACAGTTGGGAGATCTTCGGTTTGGTAATGTTTTTAATGATGATTGGTATGTGTTTTCTGGGTTTACCTTAACCTATACCTTTGGTAGAAAACCTTGTATGGAGTGTTTTGAGTAA
- a CDS encoding NAD kinase gives MKVAVYSQMYQEDTLQYVMELLDELEKEQAEIAIEKDFYEFISANHNTENYATFTDIEGLDDSFDMFVSFGGDGTILRATAFIQDTGIPIVGVNTGRLGFLSTFSKEEVRKVVQEFKQGAYTIVERSLVEVDKDADIPELNGLHFALNEITVSRKDTTSMITVETYLNDEYLTSYWADGLIVSTPTGSTGYSLSCGGPVIAPTAKSLILTPIAPHNLNARPLVISDDTEIRLKVSGREDNHLISLDSRIASVENGKEIRIKKAGFTIKMIEYTSESFLKTLRNKLLWGEDRRN, from the coding sequence ATGAAAGTTGCGGTTTACAGTCAAATGTATCAGGAAGACACCTTGCAATATGTAATGGAGTTGCTAGATGAGCTTGAGAAAGAACAGGCTGAAATCGCCATTGAAAAAGACTTTTACGAGTTTATATCCGCAAATCACAATACTGAAAATTATGCCACATTTACAGATATAGAAGGTCTAGATGACTCTTTTGATATGTTCGTGAGTTTTGGAGGGGATGGTACCATTTTAAGGGCTACCGCGTTTATTCAGGATACCGGTATACCAATTGTTGGTGTAAATACGGGGCGTTTAGGTTTTCTTTCTACATTTAGCAAAGAAGAAGTCCGTAAGGTGGTTCAAGAATTTAAACAAGGTGCTTATACCATAGTGGAGCGTAGTTTGGTAGAGGTTGATAAAGATGCTGATATTCCGGAATTGAACGGCTTGCATTTTGCCTTGAACGAAATTACCGTGAGTAGAAAGGATACCACTTCTATGATTACGGTTGAGACCTATCTAAACGATGAGTACTTAACTTCCTATTGGGCAGATGGCCTAATAGTTTCTACTCCCACGGGCTCTACGGGTTATTCTCTTAGCTGTGGTGGGCCGGTAATTGCCCCAACGGCAAAGTCCTTGATTTTAACGCCTATTGCTCCTCATAATTTAAACGCTAGACCTTTAGTAATTTCTGATGACACTGAGATACGGTTAAAAGTTTCGGGTAGAGAAGATAATCACCTTATTTCACTGGATTCTAGAATAGCATCTGTGGAGAACGGAAAGGAAATTCGTATTAAAAAAGCGGGCTTCACAATTAAAATGATAGAATATACCTCAGAGAGTTTTCTGAAAACCCTTAGGAATAAGCTATTATGGGGAGAAGATCGCCGCAATTGA
- a CDS encoding CBS domain-containing protein — MHIQDQIVSNIPSFKIGDSLAVVIAFFKDTTHSHVAVTENDAYLGVLSENDLGNFDINEKIEQYRYDLDSFFVRKETSWLDVLEVFARNEANLVPILDEKGRIDGYYDLTDIVSVFIDTPFFTEPGGIIVVAKGIKDYSFSEIAQIVESNNTKLIGGFITDSKNDVVQITIKIASSNLNDILQTFRRYNYNVLFGNTDDQFLEDLKERSDYLDKYLNV, encoded by the coding sequence ATGCATATTCAAGACCAAATAGTAAGTAACATTCCGTCTTTTAAAATAGGAGATTCATTAGCTGTTGTAATTGCCTTTTTTAAGGATACCACACACTCGCATGTAGCTGTTACAGAAAACGATGCGTATTTAGGTGTGCTTAGTGAGAACGACCTAGGGAATTTTGATATAAACGAAAAGATAGAGCAGTATCGATATGATTTGGATTCTTTCTTTGTTCGTAAAGAAACTAGCTGGTTGGATGTTCTTGAGGTCTTTGCTAGAAATGAAGCTAACCTAGTTCCTATTCTAGATGAAAAAGGGAGAATAGATGGTTATTACGATCTTACGGATATTGTAAGTGTTTTTATAGATACACCGTTTTTTACGGAGCCTGGTGGAATTATTGTTGTGGCCAAGGGAATTAAGGATTATTCGTTTAGTGAAATTGCCCAAATTGTTGAAAGCAATAATACAAAGCTTATAGGTGGCTTTATAACGGATTCTAAAAATGATGTGGTTCAGATAACTATAAAAATAGCATCTTCTAATCTTAACGATATTCTTCAGACGTTCCGTCGTTATAATTACAATGTATTGTTCGGTAATACAGATGACCAGTTCTTGGAAGACTTAAAGGAACGGTCAGATTATTTGGATAAATATCTCAACGTATAG
- a CDS encoding pyridoxine 5'-phosphate synthase, which translates to MTKLSVNINKIATLRNARGGNMPDLLKTAADIESFGGQGITIHPRPDERHIRYQDARNLKNLVTTEYNIEGNPVEKFIALVLEVLPTQVTLVPDAVDAITSNAGWDTIKNKGFLKEVIQTFKDAGIRTSIFVDAEASMIEGAAETGTDRIELYTESYAEEFAKGNHSQAVQPFTEAAKIAHQCGLGVNAGHDLSLDNIKYFKENVPHLLEVSIGHALICESLYLGLENVVNMYLNKLK; encoded by the coding sequence ATGACAAAGTTAAGCGTAAACATAAATAAGATTGCCACCCTAAGGAATGCCCGAGGTGGCAATATGCCAGACCTATTGAAGACAGCGGCAGATATTGAATCTTTTGGCGGACAAGGCATTACCATACACCCTAGACCGGACGAAAGACACATACGCTATCAAGATGCCCGTAACCTAAAAAACCTGGTCACAACAGAATATAATATAGAAGGTAATCCTGTGGAAAAATTCATAGCTCTTGTTCTTGAAGTACTACCAACCCAGGTTACCCTAGTACCAGATGCCGTAGATGCAATTACTTCCAATGCAGGCTGGGACACCATAAAAAACAAGGGCTTTCTTAAAGAGGTTATCCAAACTTTTAAAGATGCAGGCATACGAACCTCTATTTTTGTTGATGCTGAAGCAAGTATGATAGAAGGCGCAGCCGAAACTGGAACGGACCGTATTGAACTTTACACAGAAAGTTATGCAGAAGAGTTTGCCAAGGGCAACCATAGCCAAGCGGTACAACCTTTTACGGAAGCTGCCAAAATTGCACACCAATGCGGTCTTGGCGTTAATGCCGGTCATGACCTAAGCTTGGACAACATCAAATATTTTAAGGAGAACGTCCCGCATTTATTAGAGGTTTCCATTGGTCACGCCCTCATTTGCGAATCACTTTACCTTGGACTTGAAAATGTTGTTAACATGTACCTGAATAAATTAAAATGA
- a CDS encoding alpha/beta fold hydrolase yields MTETLHSQILGEGTPLIILHGFLGMSDNWKTLGNQYAEKGFEVHLIDQRNHGKSFWSEDFDYDLLSEDLKNYMEGQQLESAMIIGHSMGGKTTMQFACNYPNLVERMIVADIGPKFYPPHHQPIIDGLNTLDLNTIKSRNEADSELGKHITDFGTRQFLLKNLYWVEKGQLGFRFNLKVLRNKMNEIGENISASDIFNGPTLFLRGDRSEYIMPNDISEIKKHFPQAELETIDNAGHWLHAENPKQFFEKSIAFLKP; encoded by the coding sequence ATGACAGAAACCTTACACTCACAAATACTAGGCGAAGGCACTCCCCTAATAATTTTACACGGATTTCTAGGCATGTCCGACAACTGGAAAACCTTAGGAAACCAATATGCCGAAAAAGGTTTTGAAGTTCACCTCATAGACCAACGAAACCATGGTAAAAGTTTTTGGTCGGAAGATTTTGATTATGACCTACTATCCGAAGACTTAAAAAACTACATGGAAGGTCAGCAATTGGAAAGCGCCATGATTATAGGACATTCCATGGGCGGCAAGACCACTATGCAATTTGCTTGTAACTATCCGAACCTTGTAGAAAGAATGATTGTTGCGGACATAGGCCCTAAGTTCTACCCTCCACATCACCAACCCATTATAGATGGCCTCAATACATTGGATCTGAATACAATTAAATCCAGGAACGAAGCGGACTCCGAACTTGGCAAGCACATTACCGATTTTGGTACGAGACAATTTTTATTAAAAAATTTATATTGGGTAGAAAAAGGCCAATTAGGCTTTCGCTTTAACTTAAAGGTCTTGAGGAATAAAATGAACGAAATAGGAGAAAACATAAGCGCTTCCGATATTTTCAACGGCCCCACCCTATTTCTTCGCGGAGACCGTTCAGAGTATATTATGCCCAATGATATTTCTGAAATCAAGAAACACTTTCCACAAGCTGAACTGGAAACAATTGACAATGCCGGCCATTGGCTCCATGCCGAAAATCCAAAGCAATTTTTTGAAAAGTCCATAGCATTCCTGAAGCCATGA
- a CDS encoding phage holin family protein, which translates to MKLILRVLLSALAVVILSKILPNVSVDSYMTAIIVAIVLSLLNFIVKPILVIFTLPVTILTLGLFLLIINAIIILLADNLIDGFSVDGVLWAIIFSLLLSILQSILFSLLKEDKKS; encoded by the coding sequence ATGAAACTTATTCTACGCGTTTTACTAAGCGCCCTTGCCGTTGTCATACTGTCCAAAATACTACCCAACGTATCTGTAGACAGTTATATGACCGCTATTATTGTAGCCATAGTGCTCAGTCTTTTAAATTTTATAGTTAAACCAATTTTGGTCATTTTCACCTTGCCGGTAACCATTTTAACACTTGGACTTTTCTTACTGATTATCAATGCTATAATAATTCTCCTAGCAGATAATCTTATAGACGGGTTCAGTGTGGACGGCGTTTTATGGGCCATAATTTTCAGCCTTTTGTTATCCATTCTTCAATCTATATTGTTTTCCCTTTTGAAAGAGGACAAAAAATCGTAA
- the tig gene encoding trigger factor has translation MNITKEQIDDLNAVVKVAITKEDYQDKVDSILSDYRKQANVPGFRKGHVPMGLIKKQYGKAVLVDEVNKLLQDNLNKYLTEEKLDVLGNPLPKQQDNFDWDEEELAFEFELGLAPDFEVPLQTKKPITHYKIVADDKMVDEQVERIQKQYGKLISKDAVEKNNEVTGTFKNEEEEIDNKATLELDKVKSKKALDALKGKKVGDVVTLKSKGLFKEDYLLSSVFGVSQEKAADLNIEATFTIEEINEREPAALDQELFDKLFGKDEVKSEEDLKARIKDDSEKQFEQQSDQKLLNDITEYFIENTKFELPTEFLTKWIQMTGENPLTEEEASEEFEKSEKGLRYQLIEGKVIKENNIELQFDELKEFAKGFIKTQMAQFGQLDPQEEELDNIAARVLGNQDEVKRLSEQLMSQKLLTLYKEKVNLKTKEVTYENFVKEVYG, from the coding sequence ATGAATATTACAAAAGAGCAGATCGACGATCTAAATGCCGTCGTTAAAGTGGCCATCACCAAAGAAGACTACCAAGATAAGGTAGACAGCATTCTTAGTGACTATAGAAAACAGGCCAATGTACCTGGTTTCAGAAAAGGCCACGTGCCAATGGGCTTGATAAAAAAGCAATACGGGAAAGCCGTTTTGGTAGACGAAGTGAACAAACTTCTACAAGACAACCTAAACAAATACCTTACCGAAGAAAAACTAGATGTTTTAGGTAATCCGCTTCCTAAACAACAAGATAATTTTGATTGGGACGAGGAAGAACTTGCATTTGAATTTGAATTAGGTCTAGCTCCCGATTTTGAAGTTCCATTGCAAACTAAAAAACCGATTACCCATTATAAAATCGTTGCTGACGATAAAATGGTAGATGAGCAGGTGGAACGTATTCAAAAACAATACGGAAAACTTATCAGTAAAGACGCTGTTGAGAAGAACAACGAGGTAACCGGAACTTTCAAGAACGAAGAAGAAGAAATAGATAATAAAGCTACTTTAGAACTTGACAAGGTTAAGAGTAAAAAAGCTTTGGACGCTTTAAAGGGCAAAAAAGTTGGTGATGTTGTTACGTTGAAATCAAAAGGTCTTTTCAAAGAAGATTACTTGCTTTCTAGCGTATTTGGCGTTTCTCAGGAAAAAGCTGCCGATCTTAATATTGAAGCCACTTTCACTATTGAGGAAATCAACGAAAGAGAACCTGCCGCTTTAGACCAGGAGCTTTTTGACAAACTTTTCGGTAAGGATGAAGTTAAGTCAGAAGAAGATTTAAAGGCAAGAATCAAAGATGATTCAGAAAAACAATTCGAGCAACAGTCAGACCAGAAGTTACTGAATGACATTACCGAATATTTCATTGAAAACACAAAATTTGAACTCCCTACCGAGTTCTTGACGAAGTGGATTCAGATGACCGGTGAAAACCCATTGACCGAGGAAGAAGCCAGTGAAGAATTTGAAAAATCTGAAAAAGGGCTACGCTACCAACTTATAGAAGGTAAAGTCATTAAAGAAAATAACATTGAGCTTCAGTTTGACGAATTGAAGGAATTTGCTAAAGGTTTCATAAAAACACAAATGGCACAGTTTGGCCAATTGGACCCTCAGGAAGAAGAATTGGATAATATAGCCGCTCGTGTATTGGGCAACCAAGACGAGGTAAAACGTCTATCTGAGCAGTTAATGAGCCAAAAGTTACTTACCTTATACAAAGAGAAAGTGAACCTTAAGACCAAAGAGGTTACTTACGAAAACTTCGTGAAGGAAGTATACGGGTAA